A single genomic interval of Megalobrama amblycephala isolate DHTTF-2021 linkage group LG15, ASM1881202v1, whole genome shotgun sequence harbors:
- the apba2a gene encoding amyloid-beta A4 precursor protein-binding family A member 2 isoform X2 encodes MKPVMALWRRPGTRAIVSELNPSASSTAPEGSENLYGDGVDPVPEELRNDKLDVQPPSPTPARSCLSDGSGDDSIRGESPLQPDSMEEDSLSEYDNVASGEEEEEHDYEEDEELQTEADRMTYYVHCCPEDESYMEGMDCHEGADGAECPGTSRKVRDSCKPEKAWEHSEGFYKAPQQDAPTMVYKHPEPITETTFVQAPMAEDEEDEEETEEEGEEDSEEEDNDGFVHYEGKEVELNNNEIPHKGDCSEVFPRVGRNRPQDSSHDKVGQETESVSNYRRNQETPKQPRDIPPGSSCAPRNRMESVQEECASDCPKDCDVPVVRECRGDSRQSFRFRGHHLERAHNRDIAYQDSNGVNNKAKFADPEDRGAWKKRHLLKYPIEDDRDGDGKHSHEQSKSPGDSKNRGHDRPICNHKPKGGKETRGNGDVEEDQIAIGVKTKLKIALNNSGRNKGAPDQTNNGKGAPDSSRTSSTSSGRRNSESRAHVNTPVQSPNKWLHKDLAKPVEMEKTRPSQEQVSQSSPEDSSTEPPSGQKRPTQRNPSFPSFVDIPGPCEPEDLINGIIFAANYLGSTQLLSERNPSKSVRMKQAQEAVDCVKSVEGESQSLTEIDLFISTKAIKVLNADTQETMMDNALRTISYIADIGNVVVLMARRRLSNSSSLDCTESDLNTESRKQYRMICYVFESEDAQLIAQSIGQAFSMAYQEFLQANGINPKDLSQKEYSDILNTQEMYNDDLIHFSNSENLKELHLEKQKGEILGVVIVESGWGSILPTVILACMLNNSPAARSGKLNVGDQIMAVNDTSLVGLPLATCQGIIKGLKNHVQVKLSVVSCPPVTTVLIKRPDLQYQLGFSVQNGIICSLMRGGIAERGGVRVGHRIIEINGQSVVAMAHEKIVHALSVSVGEINMKTMPAVMFRLLTGQETPVYI; translated from the exons ATGAAGCCAGTCATGGCTCTCTGGAGAAGACCAGGGACCAGAGCCATTGTTTCAGAGCTCAACCCTTCAGCCTCTAGCACTGCGCCTGAGGGAAGTGAAAATCTCTATGGAGATGGAGTTGATCCAGTTCCTGAGGAACTTCGGAATGACAAGCTGGACGTCCAACCACCCTCACCTACGCCAGCTAGGTCCTGTCTGAGTGATGGGTCTGGGGACGACTCCATCCGAGGCGAAAGCCCCCTTCAGCCGGATAGCATGGAAGAAGACTCGCTTTCCGAGTATGATAATGTAGCATCCGGggaagaagaggaggagcaTGATTATGAGGAAGATGAGGAACTGCAAACTGAAGCGGATAGGATGACCTACTATGTCCACTGTTGTCCCGAGGATGAAAGCTACATGGAAGGAATGGACTGCCATGAAGGTGCAGATGGTGCTGAGTGTCCCGGCACATCTCGGAAAGTCCGGGATAGCTGTAAACCAGAAAAGGCTTGGGAACACTCTGAAGGCTTTTACAAGGCACCGCAGCAAGATGCACCAACGATGGTCTACAAACACCCAGAGCCTATCACAGAGACAACCTTCGTACAAGCCCCCATGGCTGAGGACGAGGAGGATGAAGAAGAGACTGAGGAAGAAGGAGAAGAGGACAGCGAAGAAGAAGACAATGATGGGTTTGTTCACTATGAAGGGAAAGAAGTGGAGTTGAACAACAATGAGATCCCACATAAAGGCGATTGTTCTGAAGTCTTTCCCAGAGTCGGCAGAAATCGTCCCCAAGATTCCAGTCATGATAAAGTGGGGCAAGAAACTGAATCAGTTAGTAACTATAGAAGGAACCAGGAAACCCCCAAACAACCAAGGGATATCCCTCCAGGGTCAAGCTGTGCTCCTAGGAATCGAATGGAAAGCGTTCAGGAAGAGTGTGCTAGTGACTGTCCAAAAGATTGTGATGTCCCAGTGGTCAGAGAGTGTAGAGGAGACTCTAGACAAAGTTTCAGATTTAGAGGACATCATTTGGAAAGAGCACACAACAGAGACATTGCTTACCAGGACAGTAATGGGGTCAACAATAAAGCAAAATTTGCAGATCCAGAGGACAGAGGTGCTTGGAAAAAAAGGCATTTGCTAAAATACCCTATAGAGGACGACAGGGACGGAGATGGGAAACATTCACACGAGCAAAGTAAAAGTCCTGGAGACAGCAAAAACAGAGGACATGACCGTCCCATTTGTAATCACAAACCAAAGGGTGGAAAAGAGACAAGGGGCAATGGGGATGTTGAGGAAGACCAGATTGCAATCGGCGTTAAGACCAAACTTAAAATTGCTCTAAACAACTCAGGAAGGAACAAAGGTGCACCTGATCAAACAAATAATGGGAAAGGGGCTCCTGACAGTTCCAGGACCTCTTCAACATCATCAGGCAGGAGAAACAGCGAATCCAGAGCCCATGTTAATACACCTGTACAGTCCCCAAACAAATGGCTGCATAAAGACTTGGCCAAACCTGTTGAAATGGAGAAGACAAGGCCTAGTCAGGAACAG GTTTCTCAGAGTAGTCCAGAGGATAGTAGTACAGAGCCTCCATCCGGACAAAAGAGACCG ACCCAGAGAAATCCCTCTTTTCCAAGCTTTGTGGATA TCCCTGGTCCATGTGAGCCAGAAGATCTCATCAATGGAATCATCTTTGCTGCAAACTACCTCGGCTCTACCCAGCTGCTGTCCGAAAGAAACCCGTCTAAAAGTGTGCGCATGAAGCAAGCGCAGGAAGCTGTGGACTGTGTTAAG TCTGTAGAGGGTGAATCTCAGAGCTTGACTGAGATTGACTTGTTCATCTCAACCAAGGCCATTAAGGTGCTCAATGCTGACACACAG GAGACGATGATGGACAACGCCCTCCGCACCATCTCATACATCGCAGACATCGGTAACGTGGTGGTTCTGATGGCCCGCCGGCGTCTGTCTAACTCCTCCTCACTCGACTGCACAGAATCAGACCTCAACACAGAAAGTCGGAAGCAGTACCGCATGATATGCTACGTCTTTGAGTCAGAGGAT GCCCAGCTCATCGCACAGTCCATCGGTCAGGCGTTCAGCATGGCCTACCAGGAGTTCCTCCAAGCCAATGGGATCAATCCCAAGGACCTCAGCCAGAAAGAATACAGTGACATACTGAACACACAGGAGATGTATAATGACGACCTCATCCATTTCTCCAATTCTGAAAACCTTAAAGAG CTTCATCTAGAGAAGCAGAAGGGGGAGATACTGGGTGTGGTGATCGTGGAGTCGGGCTGGGGCTCCATCCTGCCCACCGTCATCTTGGCCTGTATGCTGAACAACAGCCCTGCCGCCCGCTCCGGCAAACTCAACGTGGGCGATCAGATCATGGCCGTCAACGACACCAGTCTGGTGGGCCTGCCCCTCGCCACCTGTCAGGGCATCATCAAG GGCCTGAAGAATCACGTTCAGGTGAAACTGAGTGTAGTGAGTTGCCCACCTGTTACTACCGTCCTCATAAAGAGACCAGACCTGCAATACCAGCTCGGTTTCAGCGTTCAGAATGGAATA ATCTGTAGTCTGATGCGTGGAGGTATTGCCGAGAGGGGAGGGGTGCGTGTCGGCCACAGAATAATTGAGATAAACGGACAGAGTGTGGTGGCTATGGCCCATGAGAAAATCGTCCATGCCCTTTCAGTATCTGTAGGAGAG ATTAACATGAAAACTATGCCAGCCGTCATGTTCAGATTGTTAACTGGTCAAGAGACTCCGGTGTACATATAA
- the apba2a gene encoding amyloid-beta A4 precursor protein-binding family A member 2 isoform X1: MKPVMALWRRPGTRAIVSELNPSASSTAPEGSENLYGDGVDPVPEELRNDKLDVQPPSPTPARSCLSDGSGDDSIRGESPLQPDSMEEDSLSEYDNVASGEEEEEHDYEEDEELQTEADRMTYYVHCCPEDESYMEGMDCHEGADGAECPGTSRKVRDSCKPEKAWEHSEGFYKAPQQDAPTMVYKHPEPITETTFVQAPMAEDEEDEEETEEEGEEDSEEEDNDGFVHYEGKEVELNNNEIPHKGDCSEVFPRVGRNRPQDSSHDKVGQETESVSNYRRNQETPKQPRDIPPGSSCAPRNRMESVQEECASDCPKDCDVPVVRECRGDSRQSFRFRGHHLERAHNRDIAYQDSNGVNNKAKFADPEDRGAWKKRHLLKYPIEDDRDGDGKHSHEQSKSPGDSKNRGHDRPICNHKPKGGKETRGNGDVEEDQIAIGVKTKLKIALNNSGRNKGAPDQTNNGKGAPDSSRTSSTSSGRRNSESRAHVNTPVQSPNKWLHKDLAKPVEMEKTRPSQEQVSQSSPEDSSTEPPSGQKRPQTQRNPSFPSFVDIPGPCEPEDLINGIIFAANYLGSTQLLSERNPSKSVRMKQAQEAVDCVKSVEGESQSLTEIDLFISTKAIKVLNADTQETMMDNALRTISYIADIGNVVVLMARRRLSNSSSLDCTESDLNTESRKQYRMICYVFESEDAQLIAQSIGQAFSMAYQEFLQANGINPKDLSQKEYSDILNTQEMYNDDLIHFSNSENLKELHLEKQKGEILGVVIVESGWGSILPTVILACMLNNSPAARSGKLNVGDQIMAVNDTSLVGLPLATCQGIIKGLKNHVQVKLSVVSCPPVTTVLIKRPDLQYQLGFSVQNGIICSLMRGGIAERGGVRVGHRIIEINGQSVVAMAHEKIVHALSVSVGEINMKTMPAVMFRLLTGQETPVYI; this comes from the exons ATGAAGCCAGTCATGGCTCTCTGGAGAAGACCAGGGACCAGAGCCATTGTTTCAGAGCTCAACCCTTCAGCCTCTAGCACTGCGCCTGAGGGAAGTGAAAATCTCTATGGAGATGGAGTTGATCCAGTTCCTGAGGAACTTCGGAATGACAAGCTGGACGTCCAACCACCCTCACCTACGCCAGCTAGGTCCTGTCTGAGTGATGGGTCTGGGGACGACTCCATCCGAGGCGAAAGCCCCCTTCAGCCGGATAGCATGGAAGAAGACTCGCTTTCCGAGTATGATAATGTAGCATCCGGggaagaagaggaggagcaTGATTATGAGGAAGATGAGGAACTGCAAACTGAAGCGGATAGGATGACCTACTATGTCCACTGTTGTCCCGAGGATGAAAGCTACATGGAAGGAATGGACTGCCATGAAGGTGCAGATGGTGCTGAGTGTCCCGGCACATCTCGGAAAGTCCGGGATAGCTGTAAACCAGAAAAGGCTTGGGAACACTCTGAAGGCTTTTACAAGGCACCGCAGCAAGATGCACCAACGATGGTCTACAAACACCCAGAGCCTATCACAGAGACAACCTTCGTACAAGCCCCCATGGCTGAGGACGAGGAGGATGAAGAAGAGACTGAGGAAGAAGGAGAAGAGGACAGCGAAGAAGAAGACAATGATGGGTTTGTTCACTATGAAGGGAAAGAAGTGGAGTTGAACAACAATGAGATCCCACATAAAGGCGATTGTTCTGAAGTCTTTCCCAGAGTCGGCAGAAATCGTCCCCAAGATTCCAGTCATGATAAAGTGGGGCAAGAAACTGAATCAGTTAGTAACTATAGAAGGAACCAGGAAACCCCCAAACAACCAAGGGATATCCCTCCAGGGTCAAGCTGTGCTCCTAGGAATCGAATGGAAAGCGTTCAGGAAGAGTGTGCTAGTGACTGTCCAAAAGATTGTGATGTCCCAGTGGTCAGAGAGTGTAGAGGAGACTCTAGACAAAGTTTCAGATTTAGAGGACATCATTTGGAAAGAGCACACAACAGAGACATTGCTTACCAGGACAGTAATGGGGTCAACAATAAAGCAAAATTTGCAGATCCAGAGGACAGAGGTGCTTGGAAAAAAAGGCATTTGCTAAAATACCCTATAGAGGACGACAGGGACGGAGATGGGAAACATTCACACGAGCAAAGTAAAAGTCCTGGAGACAGCAAAAACAGAGGACATGACCGTCCCATTTGTAATCACAAACCAAAGGGTGGAAAAGAGACAAGGGGCAATGGGGATGTTGAGGAAGACCAGATTGCAATCGGCGTTAAGACCAAACTTAAAATTGCTCTAAACAACTCAGGAAGGAACAAAGGTGCACCTGATCAAACAAATAATGGGAAAGGGGCTCCTGACAGTTCCAGGACCTCTTCAACATCATCAGGCAGGAGAAACAGCGAATCCAGAGCCCATGTTAATACACCTGTACAGTCCCCAAACAAATGGCTGCATAAAGACTTGGCCAAACCTGTTGAAATGGAGAAGACAAGGCCTAGTCAGGAACAG GTTTCTCAGAGTAGTCCAGAGGATAGTAGTACAGAGCCTCCATCCGGACAAAAGAGACCG CAGACCCAGAGAAATCCCTCTTTTCCAAGCTTTGTGGATA TCCCTGGTCCATGTGAGCCAGAAGATCTCATCAATGGAATCATCTTTGCTGCAAACTACCTCGGCTCTACCCAGCTGCTGTCCGAAAGAAACCCGTCTAAAAGTGTGCGCATGAAGCAAGCGCAGGAAGCTGTGGACTGTGTTAAG TCTGTAGAGGGTGAATCTCAGAGCTTGACTGAGATTGACTTGTTCATCTCAACCAAGGCCATTAAGGTGCTCAATGCTGACACACAG GAGACGATGATGGACAACGCCCTCCGCACCATCTCATACATCGCAGACATCGGTAACGTGGTGGTTCTGATGGCCCGCCGGCGTCTGTCTAACTCCTCCTCACTCGACTGCACAGAATCAGACCTCAACACAGAAAGTCGGAAGCAGTACCGCATGATATGCTACGTCTTTGAGTCAGAGGAT GCCCAGCTCATCGCACAGTCCATCGGTCAGGCGTTCAGCATGGCCTACCAGGAGTTCCTCCAAGCCAATGGGATCAATCCCAAGGACCTCAGCCAGAAAGAATACAGTGACATACTGAACACACAGGAGATGTATAATGACGACCTCATCCATTTCTCCAATTCTGAAAACCTTAAAGAG CTTCATCTAGAGAAGCAGAAGGGGGAGATACTGGGTGTGGTGATCGTGGAGTCGGGCTGGGGCTCCATCCTGCCCACCGTCATCTTGGCCTGTATGCTGAACAACAGCCCTGCCGCCCGCTCCGGCAAACTCAACGTGGGCGATCAGATCATGGCCGTCAACGACACCAGTCTGGTGGGCCTGCCCCTCGCCACCTGTCAGGGCATCATCAAG GGCCTGAAGAATCACGTTCAGGTGAAACTGAGTGTAGTGAGTTGCCCACCTGTTACTACCGTCCTCATAAAGAGACCAGACCTGCAATACCAGCTCGGTTTCAGCGTTCAGAATGGAATA ATCTGTAGTCTGATGCGTGGAGGTATTGCCGAGAGGGGAGGGGTGCGTGTCGGCCACAGAATAATTGAGATAAACGGACAGAGTGTGGTGGCTATGGCCCATGAGAAAATCGTCCATGCCCTTTCAGTATCTGTAGGAGAG ATTAACATGAAAACTATGCCAGCCGTCATGTTCAGATTGTTAACTGGTCAAGAGACTCCGGTGTACATATAA
- the eif3ja gene encoding eukaryotic translation initiation factor 3 subunit J-A isoform X1, which produces MADADSWDADSFEPDEPLKKAAVHDKWEGEDEEDDVKDNWDDDEEEEKEEEKEEEKKTEAEAKPIEKKKLSEKIKEKENLQRKKQEELRKQFELESSKSSTELTPEEELAEKLRVKKLQEDSDLELAKEAFGVVSNNVTGIDAMSPSSKEDFTEFERLLKEKISPYEKSIHYSSFLETLFRDLCLSLEVEDLKKISNSLTVLLSEKQRQEKANKGKKKKKGVLPGGGLKAKLRDDLADYGEFDGGYAQDYEDFM; this is translated from the exons ATGGCGGACGCCGATTCTTGGG ATGCTGATAGTTTCGAGCCCGATGAGCCCCTCAAAAAGGCGGCAGTTCATGACAAATGGGAGGGCGAGGATGAAGAGGACGACGTGAAA GATAATTGGGATGATGATGAAGAGGAAGAAAAGGAGGAAGaaaaggaagaagaaaaaaagacag aGGCTGAGGCTAAACCTATAGAAAAGAAGAAACTCAGTGAAAAgataaaagaaaaggaaaatttacaaagaaaaaaacaagagGAGCTCAGAAAACAA TTTGAG TTAGAGTCGTCAAAAAGCAGTACAGAACTCACACCAGAAGAGGAGCTGGCAGAAAAACTTAGAGTGAAAAAACTACAGGAGGATTCAGACTTAGAACTAGCAAAAGAGGCATTTG GTGTAGTATCAAATAATGTTACAGGAATTGATGCAATGAGTCCCTCTTCAAAAGAAGACTTTACAGAGTTTGAGCGGTTGCTAAAAGAAAAAATTTCTCCCTATGAGAAGTCTATACACTATTCCAGCTTTTTAGAGACACTGTTTAGGGACCTGTGTCTTTCAT TGGAAGTTGAGGACTTGAAGAAAATTAGCAACTCACTAACAGTGTTACTAAGTGAAAAGCAGAGGCAAGAAAAG gCAAACAAaggtaaaaagaaaaagaagggaGTTTTACCAGGAGGAGGTTTAAAAGCCAAGCTGAGAGATGATCTGGCAGACTACGGGGAGTTTGACGGCGGTTATGCACAAGACTATGAGGATTTCATGTGA
- the duox2 gene encoding dual oxidase maturation factor 1 isoform X2 has product MTFYDGIYPFYSLQRSPFIVDISLLVVILVFLVLAVSFILILPGIRGKSRLFWMFRIIISLFIGVVLVALNFTGDWAEARVKANATYKSFSNAVVSAEVGLHVGLYGINITLKGEPVSQINETINYNEIFRWSSSVDEQYGDALERGLPNPILYIAEKFTRTSACGLIYQYRYSGRFASANLWTAFCCWLVANILFSMPVILYAGYMMIATAAFIFFSMASFSTIYNVPQCDFSIGAESLRTDYSHSFWIALATGLLCTVIGLVVVLLDCLFPGRMREAFSVGMDNEDDECHTGEGYLNSGFLEGVIHDDIIQMGNSALPQQITTLTRL; this is encoded by the exons ATGACTTTCTACGATGGCATTTACCCGTTCTACTCGCTACAAAGAAGCCCGTTCATCGTCGACATCAGCCTGCTGGTCGTTATCCTGGTTTTCTTGGTTCTGGCTGTCAGTTTCATCCTCATTCTACCAGGAATACGTGGCAAATCG AGACTGTTCTGGATGTTCAGGATAATCATTAGTTTATTTATTGGAGTTGTTTTAGTTG CACTGAATTTTACTGGAGACTGGGCTGAAGCCAGAGTCAAGGCCAACGCCACCTACAAATCCTTCAGTAACGCAGTGGTGTCCGCTGAGGTGGGACTGCATGTGGGCCTTTACGGAATAAACATCACACTCAAAG GCGAGCCAGTATCGCAGATAAACGAGACCATTAACTACAACGAGATCTTCAGGTGGTCGAGCAGCGTGGATGAGCAGTACGGTGACGCGCTCGAGCGTGGTCTTCCCAACCCGATCCTTTACATCGCTGAGAAGTTCACACGCACCAGCGCTTGCGGGCTCATCTACCAGTACAGATACTCAGGTCGCTTCGCCTCAGCCAATCTGTG GACGGCTTTTTGCTGCTGGCTGGTGGCCAATATCCTCTTCTCAATGCCTGTCATCCTCTACGCCGGCTACATGATGATAGCCACGGCTGCTTTCATCTTCTTCTCCATGGCTTCCTTCTCAACTATATACAACGTGCCCCAATGTGACTTCAGTATAGGTGCAGAGTCCTTAAGGACAGACTACAGCCATTCCTTCTGGATCGCTTTGGCTACGG GTTTGCTGTGCACTGTGATTGGTTTGGTGGTGGTGCTACTGGACTGTCTATTTCCTGGGAGGATGAGGGAGGCGTTCAGTGTGGGCATGGACAATGAGGATGACGAATGCCATACCGGTGAAGGCTATCTCAACTCAGGCTTTCTAGAGGGAGTGATCCATGATGACATCATACAGATGGGGAATAGCGCTTTGCCTCAGCAGATCACTACATTAACA aggCTTTGA
- the duox2 gene encoding dual oxidase maturation factor 1 isoform X1 yields MQIKAVIRKRDRLKDERRADHLISRTHIFPCCFTALVASAALVLACGGKMTFYDGIYPFYSLQRSPFIVDISLLVVILVFLVLAVSFILILPGIRGKSRLFWMFRIIISLFIGVVLVALNFTGDWAEARVKANATYKSFSNAVVSAEVGLHVGLYGINITLKGEPVSQINETINYNEIFRWSSSVDEQYGDALERGLPNPILYIAEKFTRTSACGLIYQYRYSGRFASANLWTAFCCWLVANILFSMPVILYAGYMMIATAAFIFFSMASFSTIYNVPQCDFSIGAESLRTDYSHSFWIALATGLLCTVIGLVVVLLDCLFPGRMREAFSVGMDNEDDECHTGEGYLNSGFLEGVIHDDIIQMGNSALPQQITTLTRL; encoded by the exons ATGCAAATCAAAGCTGTTATTAGGAAGCGCGATCGTTTAAAAGATGAGCGCCGAGCGGATCATCTTATTTCCAGGACACATATTTTCCCGTGTTGTTTTACGGCTCTCGTTGCGTCCGCAG CTTTAGTTCTCGCCTGTGGGGGGAAGATGACTTTCTACGATGGCATTTACCCGTTCTACTCGCTACAAAGAAGCCCGTTCATCGTCGACATCAGCCTGCTGGTCGTTATCCTGGTTTTCTTGGTTCTGGCTGTCAGTTTCATCCTCATTCTACCAGGAATACGTGGCAAATCG AGACTGTTCTGGATGTTCAGGATAATCATTAGTTTATTTATTGGAGTTGTTTTAGTTG CACTGAATTTTACTGGAGACTGGGCTGAAGCCAGAGTCAAGGCCAACGCCACCTACAAATCCTTCAGTAACGCAGTGGTGTCCGCTGAGGTGGGACTGCATGTGGGCCTTTACGGAATAAACATCACACTCAAAG GCGAGCCAGTATCGCAGATAAACGAGACCATTAACTACAACGAGATCTTCAGGTGGTCGAGCAGCGTGGATGAGCAGTACGGTGACGCGCTCGAGCGTGGTCTTCCCAACCCGATCCTTTACATCGCTGAGAAGTTCACACGCACCAGCGCTTGCGGGCTCATCTACCAGTACAGATACTCAGGTCGCTTCGCCTCAGCCAATCTGTG GACGGCTTTTTGCTGCTGGCTGGTGGCCAATATCCTCTTCTCAATGCCTGTCATCCTCTACGCCGGCTACATGATGATAGCCACGGCTGCTTTCATCTTCTTCTCCATGGCTTCCTTCTCAACTATATACAACGTGCCCCAATGTGACTTCAGTATAGGTGCAGAGTCCTTAAGGACAGACTACAGCCATTCCTTCTGGATCGCTTTGGCTACGG GTTTGCTGTGCACTGTGATTGGTTTGGTGGTGGTGCTACTGGACTGTCTATTTCCTGGGAGGATGAGGGAGGCGTTCAGTGTGGGCATGGACAATGAGGATGACGAATGCCATACCGGTGAAGGCTATCTCAACTCAGGCTTTCTAGAGGGAGTGATCCATGATGACATCATACAGATGGGGAATAGCGCTTTGCCTCAGCAGATCACTACATTAACA aggCTTTGA
- the eif3ja gene encoding eukaryotic translation initiation factor 3 subunit J-A isoform X2: MADADSWDADSFEPDEPLKKAAVHDKWEGEDEEDDVKDNWDDDEEEEKEEEKEEEKKTEAEAKPIEKKKLSEKIKEKENLQRKKQEELRKQLESSKSSTELTPEEELAEKLRVKKLQEDSDLELAKEAFGVVSNNVTGIDAMSPSSKEDFTEFERLLKEKISPYEKSIHYSSFLETLFRDLCLSLEVEDLKKISNSLTVLLSEKQRQEKANKGKKKKKGVLPGGGLKAKLRDDLADYGEFDGGYAQDYEDFM; encoded by the exons ATGGCGGACGCCGATTCTTGGG ATGCTGATAGTTTCGAGCCCGATGAGCCCCTCAAAAAGGCGGCAGTTCATGACAAATGGGAGGGCGAGGATGAAGAGGACGACGTGAAA GATAATTGGGATGATGATGAAGAGGAAGAAAAGGAGGAAGaaaaggaagaagaaaaaaagacag aGGCTGAGGCTAAACCTATAGAAAAGAAGAAACTCAGTGAAAAgataaaagaaaaggaaaatttacaaagaaaaaaacaagagGAGCTCAGAAAACAA TTAGAGTCGTCAAAAAGCAGTACAGAACTCACACCAGAAGAGGAGCTGGCAGAAAAACTTAGAGTGAAAAAACTACAGGAGGATTCAGACTTAGAACTAGCAAAAGAGGCATTTG GTGTAGTATCAAATAATGTTACAGGAATTGATGCAATGAGTCCCTCTTCAAAAGAAGACTTTACAGAGTTTGAGCGGTTGCTAAAAGAAAAAATTTCTCCCTATGAGAAGTCTATACACTATTCCAGCTTTTTAGAGACACTGTTTAGGGACCTGTGTCTTTCAT TGGAAGTTGAGGACTTGAAGAAAATTAGCAACTCACTAACAGTGTTACTAAGTGAAAAGCAGAGGCAAGAAAAG gCAAACAAaggtaaaaagaaaaagaagggaGTTTTACCAGGAGGAGGTTTAAAAGCCAAGCTGAGAGATGATCTGGCAGACTACGGGGAGTTTGACGGCGGTTATGCACAAGACTATGAGGATTTCATGTGA